From Thunnus albacares chromosome 22, fThuAlb1.1, whole genome shotgun sequence, the proteins below share one genomic window:
- the phka1a gene encoding phosphorylase b kinase regulatory subunit alpha, skeletal muscle isoform isoform X4, whose translation MRSRSNSGVKLDNYARIVQQTILRHQDPVTGLLPASGDQPDAWVRDNVYAIVSVWALSLAYRKNADRDEDKAKAYELEQSVVKLMRGILQCIMRQLDKVEKFKYSKSTSDSLHAKYNTKTCAPIVGDDQWGHLQVDATSLFLLFLAQMTASGLHIVYTQDEVDVVQNLMFYIEAAYKVADYGMWERGDKTNQGITEINASSIGTAKAALEALDELNLFGAKGGPGSVVHALADDIQHCQSILTSMLPRASISKEVDAGVLAILTYPAFAVDDIDIVNMTKEEIISKLQGRYGCCRFLRDGHKTPLEDPNRLYYESAELKLFENIECEWPLFWTYLILDGIFTNSPEQVQEYQEALEGILIKQKDGIRLFPELYSVPPEKVEEEYENPHSVERVPMGKLPLKWGQSLYVLGNLLSDGFLAPGEIDPLNRRFSTIPKPDVVVQVSILAESEEIKRLLMRNGIEVEAVADIHPIHLQPSRVLSHIYARLGRNPRLGLTGRPYRRIGVLGTSKFYIIRNSVFAFTPQFIDHQQFYLALDNKMIVEMLRTEIAYLASRWRMTGRPTVTLPISQNMLTADHSEVDPAVLATLKKLQDGYYGGARIQTGKLSEFLTTSCLAHLSFLDGKGTGSMVRHDAEYDDGDDDDDDDGSDGDGYVHELRCDDEADDLAQYLDHLLAQSAPKKPKRKLGALGKFKALANKTKEMVSLMKTAHDLDIQNVQMYLPNKLFRSTQPSLHLPENSEQHQAPEVAVSECGIPRDASGNVDHEALVNLLKDTHSLQDQADILYILFKDKGKDWDTQLHGKGSTVQSLLTDLYEKAGELKHWGLVRMMSGILKKKVEELDSACSDLLAHQKHLTVGLPPEPREKTITAPIPPDQLAALIDEASDNNISVAILTQEIMVYLAMSIRTQPKLFSEMFRLRIGLIIQVMATELAHSLNCSGDEATESLMSLSPSELKNLLHHILSGKEFGVQRSVREKELGSAAISIHHLGNVGATKSERAGISKLKSDMKMASLCAESPESVGYRIPSIEALDVPESTHHAKDTRHGQWLRRRRLDGALNRVPVGFYQKVWKILQKCHGLSIEGFVLPASTTREMTPGEIKFSVHVETVLNRVPQPEYRQLLVEAILVLTMLADVEIESIGSVIHVEKIVHLANDMFFKDQKDLGAEQHILEKDPSTGVCRLLYDSAPSGRFGSMTYLTKAVAAYVQDFLPSESCAVQ comes from the exons GATCCAGTAACGGGTCTTCTGCCAGCCAGCGGCGATCAGCCAGATGCCTGGGTCAGAGACAATGTTTACGCCATCGTGTCTGTGTGGGCCCTGAGCCTGGCCTACAGGAAGAACGCAGACAGGGATGAAGACAAGGCCAAGGCCTACGAGCTGGAGCag aGTGTGGTAAAGCTAATGAGAGGAATCCTTCAGTGTATCATGAGGCAG CTGGATAAAGTGGAGAAGTTTAAATACAGCAAAAGCACCTCGGACTCGCTCCACGCCAAGTACAACACCAAGACCTGCGCACCCATTGTCGGAGACGACCAGTGGGGTCACCTACAGGTCGACGCCACCTCACTGTTCCTGCTCTTCCTCGCTCAGATGACTGCATCTG gtctTCATATTGTCTACACCCAAGATGAAGTGGACGTCGTTCAGAATCTCATGTTCTACATTGAGGCAGCTTACAAAGTGGCT GATTATGGGATGTGGGAAAGAGGGGACAAAACCAATCAGGGCATCACTGAGATTAACGCCAGCTCTATAGGCACAGCCAAg GCAGCTCTGGAGGCGTTGGATGAACTCAACCTGTTTGGAGCAAAAGGAGGACCTGGATCTGTGGTCCACGCCCTGGCTGATGACATACAGCACTGCCAg TCCATCCTGACCTCCATGTTACCCAGAGCATCCATCTCCAAAGAGGTGGATGCCGGCGTCCTGGCCATCCTCACCTACCCCGCCTTCGCTGTTGACGACATCGACATAGTCAACATGACCAAGGAGGAGATCATCTCTAAACTGCAG GGTCGATACGGCTGCTGCAGGTTTCTCAGAGACGGACATAAAACACCATTAGAG GATCCAAACCGTCTGTATTACGAGTCTGCTGAGCTGAAGCTGTTTGAGAACATCGAGTGTGAGTGGCCACTGTTCTGGACCTACCTCATACTGGATGGCATTTTTACCAACAGCCCTGAGCAG GTGCAAGAGTACCAGGAGGCTCTGGAAGGCATCCTGATCAAGCAGAAAGACGGGATACGACTGTTCCCAGAGCTCTACAGTGTCCCTCCAGAGAAG GTGGAGGAGGAGTATGAAAACCCTCACTCTGTGGAGAGGGTTCCTATGGGAAAATTACCTCTGAAATGGGGACAGTCTCTGTACGTCCTCGGAAACCTTCTGAGTGAC GGTTTTCTTGCCCCTGGAGAGATCGACCCTCTTAACAGACGTTTCTCCACCATCCCCAAGCCTGATGTAGTTGTACAAG TGTCCATTCTGGCAGAGAGTGAGGAGATTAAACGACTGCTGATGAGGAACGGTATCGAGGTGGAGGCTGTGGCTGACATCCATCCCATCCACCTCCAGCCCTCCAGAGTCCTCAGCCACATCTACGCCAGACTCG GTCGTAACCCGAGGCTCGGTCTGACGGGACGACCCTACAGGAGAATAGGAGTGCTGGGAACCTCCAAGTTCTACATCATCAGAAACAGCGTGTTCGCATTCACACCTCAG TTCATTGACCACCAGCAGTTCTATCTGGCGTTGGACAACAAAATGATTGTGGAGATGCTGAGGACAGAAATCGCCTACCTGGCATCTAGGTGGAGGATGACAGGACGACCCACCGTCACTTTACCCATTTCACAGAATATGCTGA ctgcgGACCACTCAGAGGTGGACCCTGCAGTCTTGGCTACACTGAAGAAGTTACAGGATGGATACTATGGAGGAGCAAG gaTCCAGACGGGAAAGCTGTCGGAGTTCTTGACCACTTCCTGTTTGGCTCACCTCAGCTTCCTGGACGGTAAGGGTACTGGCAGCATGGTCCGGCACGACGCAGAgtatgatgatggtgatgatgatgatgatgatgatgggagtGACGGCGATGGATACGTGCATGAGTTACGTTGTGACGATG AGGCTGACGACCTGGCCCAGTACCTGGACCACCTGTTGGCCCAGTCTGCTCCCAAGAAGCCCAAACGGAAGTTGGGGGCGTTGGGGAAGTTCAAGGCTCTGGCCAACAAAACTAAGGAGATGGTGTCTCTGATGAAAACTGCTCACGACCTCGACATTCAGA ATGTCCAAATGTACCTGCCGAACAAGTTGTTCCGCTCTACTCAGCCGTCGCTGCACCTCCCAGAAAACTCTGAACAGCATCAG GCTCCAGAAGTGGCGGTCTCAGAGTGCGGCATCCCCAGAGACGCCAGCGGAAACGTCGACCACGAGGCTTTGGTCAATCtgctgaaagacacacacagtctccaGGACCAGGCTGATATTCTCTACATCCTCTTCAAAGACAA GGGTAAAGACTGGGACACACAACTTCACGGTAAAGGCTCCACGGTTCAATCTCTGCTGACTGACCTTTACGAGAAGGCGGGCGAACTCAAACACTGGGGACTCGTCAGGATGATGTCCGGCATTCTGAAGAAGAAGGTTGAGGAGCTGGACTcg GCGTGCTCTGATTTGCTGGCGCACCAGAAGCACCTGACAGTGGGTCTTCCTCCCGAACCCAGAGAGAAAACCATCACAGCCCCCATACCTCCAGACCAGCTGGCGGCTCTCATCGACGAGGCCAGCGACAACAACATCAGCGTCGCCATCCTCACTCAG GAGATCATGGTGTACCTGGCTATGAGCATCAGGACTCAACCCAAACTGTTCAGCGAGATGTTCAGGCTCCGCATCGGTCTCATCATCCAGGTCATGGCTACTGAACTGGCGCATTCGCTCAACTGCTCAg gagacgAGGCTACAGAGAGTCTGATGAGTCTGAGTCCGTCCGAGCTGAAGAACCTTCTTCACCACATCCTCAGCGGGAAAGAGTTCGGAGTGCAGCGCAGCG TGCGAGAGAAGGAACTTGGCAGCGCTGCCATCTCCATCCATCACCTTGGTAACGTGGGCGCCACCAAGAGCGAGAGAGCCGGCATCAGCAAACTGAAGAGCGACATGAAGATG GCATCTCTGTGCGCCGAAAGCCCTGAatctgtg GGGTACAGAATTCCGTCAATTGAAGCTCTGGATGTTCCGGAGAGTACTCACCATGCCAAGGATACCAGACACGGACAATGGCTGCGCAGGAGACGTCTGGACGGAGCGTTGAACCGAGTCCCCGTCGGTTTCTACCAGAAAGTCTGGAAGATCCTGCAGAAG TGTCACGGCCTGTCCATAGAGGGCTTTGTCCTTCCTGCTTCAACCACCAGAGAG ATGACCCCCGGCGAGATCAAGTTCTCCGTCCACGTGGAGACGGTTTTGAACCGCGTCCCCCAGCCTGAGTACAGACAGCTGCTGGTGGAGGCCATCCTCGTCCTCACCATGCTGGCCGACGTAGAGATCGAGAGCATCGGCTCCGTCATCCACGTGGAGAAGATCGTCCACCTCGCCAACGACATGTTCTTCAAGGATCAG AAGGACCTAGGAGCAGAGCAGCACATCCTGGAGAAGGACCCGTCCACCGGAGTGTGCAGGCTGCTGTACGACAGCGCCCCCAGCGGCCGCTTTGGCAGCATGACCTACCTCACCAAAGCTGTGGCGGCGTACGTGCAGGACTTCCTGCCCAGCGAGTCGTGCGCTGTGCAGTGA
- the phka1a gene encoding phosphorylase b kinase regulatory subunit alpha, skeletal muscle isoform isoform X5 — protein MRSRSNSGVKLDNYARIVQQTILRHQDPVTGLLPASGDQPDAWVRDNVYAIVSVWALSLAYRKNADRDEDKAKAYELEQSVVKLMRGILQCIMRQLDKVEKFKYSKSTSDSLHAKYNTKTCAPIVGDDQWGHLQVDATSLFLLFLAQMTASGLHIVYTQDEVDVVQNLMFYIEAAYKVADYGMWERGDKTNQGITEINASSIGTAKAALEALDELNLFGAKGGPGSVVHALADDIQHCQSILTSMLPRASISKEVDAGVLAILTYPAFAVDDIDIVNMTKEEIISKLQGRYGCCRFLRDGHKTPLEDPNRLYYESAELKLFENIECEWPLFWTYLILDGIFTNSPEQVQEYQEALEGILIKQKDGIRLFPELYSVPPEKVEEEYENPHSVERVPMGKLPLKWGQSLYVLGNLLSDGFLAPGEIDPLNRRFSTIPKPDVVVQVSILAESEEIKRLLMRNGIEVEAVADIHPIHLQPSRVLSHIYARLGRNPRLGLTGRPYRRIGVLGTSKFYIIRNSVFAFTPQFIDHQQFYLALDNKMIVEMLRTEIAYLASRWRMTGRPTVTLPISQNMLTADHSEVDPAVLATLKKLQDGYYGGARIQTGKLSEFLTTSCLAHLSFLDGKGTGSMVRHDAEYDDGDDDDDDDGSDGDGYVHELRCDDEADDLAQYLDHLLAQSAPKKPKRKLGALGKFKALANKTKEMVSLMKTAHDLDIQNVQMYLPNKLFRSTQPSLHLPENSEQHQAPEVAVSECGIPRDASGNVDHEALVNLLKDTHSLQDQADILYILFKDKGKDWDTQLHGKGSTVQSLLTDLYEKAGELKHWGLVRMMSGILKKKVEELDSACSDLLAHQKHLTVGLPPEPREKTITAPIPPDQLAALIDEASDNNISVAILTQEIMVYLAMSIRTQPKLFSEMFRLRIGLIIQVMATELAHSLNCSGDEATESLMSLSPSELKNLLHHILSGKEFGVQRSVREKELGSAAISIHHLGNVGATKSERAGISKLKSDMKMGYRIPSIEALDVPESTHHAKDTRHGQWLRRRRLDGALNRVPVGFYQKVWKILQKCHGLSIEGFVLPASTTREMTPGEIKFSVHVETVLNRVPQPEYRQLLVEAILVLTMLADVEIESIGSVIHVEKIVHLANDMFFKDQKDLGAEQHILEKDPSTGVCRLLYDSAPSGRFGSMTYLTKAVAAYVQDFLPSESCAVQ, from the exons GATCCAGTAACGGGTCTTCTGCCAGCCAGCGGCGATCAGCCAGATGCCTGGGTCAGAGACAATGTTTACGCCATCGTGTCTGTGTGGGCCCTGAGCCTGGCCTACAGGAAGAACGCAGACAGGGATGAAGACAAGGCCAAGGCCTACGAGCTGGAGCag aGTGTGGTAAAGCTAATGAGAGGAATCCTTCAGTGTATCATGAGGCAG CTGGATAAAGTGGAGAAGTTTAAATACAGCAAAAGCACCTCGGACTCGCTCCACGCCAAGTACAACACCAAGACCTGCGCACCCATTGTCGGAGACGACCAGTGGGGTCACCTACAGGTCGACGCCACCTCACTGTTCCTGCTCTTCCTCGCTCAGATGACTGCATCTG gtctTCATATTGTCTACACCCAAGATGAAGTGGACGTCGTTCAGAATCTCATGTTCTACATTGAGGCAGCTTACAAAGTGGCT GATTATGGGATGTGGGAAAGAGGGGACAAAACCAATCAGGGCATCACTGAGATTAACGCCAGCTCTATAGGCACAGCCAAg GCAGCTCTGGAGGCGTTGGATGAACTCAACCTGTTTGGAGCAAAAGGAGGACCTGGATCTGTGGTCCACGCCCTGGCTGATGACATACAGCACTGCCAg TCCATCCTGACCTCCATGTTACCCAGAGCATCCATCTCCAAAGAGGTGGATGCCGGCGTCCTGGCCATCCTCACCTACCCCGCCTTCGCTGTTGACGACATCGACATAGTCAACATGACCAAGGAGGAGATCATCTCTAAACTGCAG GGTCGATACGGCTGCTGCAGGTTTCTCAGAGACGGACATAAAACACCATTAGAG GATCCAAACCGTCTGTATTACGAGTCTGCTGAGCTGAAGCTGTTTGAGAACATCGAGTGTGAGTGGCCACTGTTCTGGACCTACCTCATACTGGATGGCATTTTTACCAACAGCCCTGAGCAG GTGCAAGAGTACCAGGAGGCTCTGGAAGGCATCCTGATCAAGCAGAAAGACGGGATACGACTGTTCCCAGAGCTCTACAGTGTCCCTCCAGAGAAG GTGGAGGAGGAGTATGAAAACCCTCACTCTGTGGAGAGGGTTCCTATGGGAAAATTACCTCTGAAATGGGGACAGTCTCTGTACGTCCTCGGAAACCTTCTGAGTGAC GGTTTTCTTGCCCCTGGAGAGATCGACCCTCTTAACAGACGTTTCTCCACCATCCCCAAGCCTGATGTAGTTGTACAAG TGTCCATTCTGGCAGAGAGTGAGGAGATTAAACGACTGCTGATGAGGAACGGTATCGAGGTGGAGGCTGTGGCTGACATCCATCCCATCCACCTCCAGCCCTCCAGAGTCCTCAGCCACATCTACGCCAGACTCG GTCGTAACCCGAGGCTCGGTCTGACGGGACGACCCTACAGGAGAATAGGAGTGCTGGGAACCTCCAAGTTCTACATCATCAGAAACAGCGTGTTCGCATTCACACCTCAG TTCATTGACCACCAGCAGTTCTATCTGGCGTTGGACAACAAAATGATTGTGGAGATGCTGAGGACAGAAATCGCCTACCTGGCATCTAGGTGGAGGATGACAGGACGACCCACCGTCACTTTACCCATTTCACAGAATATGCTGA ctgcgGACCACTCAGAGGTGGACCCTGCAGTCTTGGCTACACTGAAGAAGTTACAGGATGGATACTATGGAGGAGCAAG gaTCCAGACGGGAAAGCTGTCGGAGTTCTTGACCACTTCCTGTTTGGCTCACCTCAGCTTCCTGGACGGTAAGGGTACTGGCAGCATGGTCCGGCACGACGCAGAgtatgatgatggtgatgatgatgatgatgatgatgggagtGACGGCGATGGATACGTGCATGAGTTACGTTGTGACGATG AGGCTGACGACCTGGCCCAGTACCTGGACCACCTGTTGGCCCAGTCTGCTCCCAAGAAGCCCAAACGGAAGTTGGGGGCGTTGGGGAAGTTCAAGGCTCTGGCCAACAAAACTAAGGAGATGGTGTCTCTGATGAAAACTGCTCACGACCTCGACATTCAGA ATGTCCAAATGTACCTGCCGAACAAGTTGTTCCGCTCTACTCAGCCGTCGCTGCACCTCCCAGAAAACTCTGAACAGCATCAG GCTCCAGAAGTGGCGGTCTCAGAGTGCGGCATCCCCAGAGACGCCAGCGGAAACGTCGACCACGAGGCTTTGGTCAATCtgctgaaagacacacacagtctccaGGACCAGGCTGATATTCTCTACATCCTCTTCAAAGACAA GGGTAAAGACTGGGACACACAACTTCACGGTAAAGGCTCCACGGTTCAATCTCTGCTGACTGACCTTTACGAGAAGGCGGGCGAACTCAAACACTGGGGACTCGTCAGGATGATGTCCGGCATTCTGAAGAAGAAGGTTGAGGAGCTGGACTcg GCGTGCTCTGATTTGCTGGCGCACCAGAAGCACCTGACAGTGGGTCTTCCTCCCGAACCCAGAGAGAAAACCATCACAGCCCCCATACCTCCAGACCAGCTGGCGGCTCTCATCGACGAGGCCAGCGACAACAACATCAGCGTCGCCATCCTCACTCAG GAGATCATGGTGTACCTGGCTATGAGCATCAGGACTCAACCCAAACTGTTCAGCGAGATGTTCAGGCTCCGCATCGGTCTCATCATCCAGGTCATGGCTACTGAACTGGCGCATTCGCTCAACTGCTCAg gagacgAGGCTACAGAGAGTCTGATGAGTCTGAGTCCGTCCGAGCTGAAGAACCTTCTTCACCACATCCTCAGCGGGAAAGAGTTCGGAGTGCAGCGCAGCG TGCGAGAGAAGGAACTTGGCAGCGCTGCCATCTCCATCCATCACCTTGGTAACGTGGGCGCCACCAAGAGCGAGAGAGCCGGCATCAGCAAACTGAAGAGCGACATGAAGATG GGGTACAGAATTCCGTCAATTGAAGCTCTGGATGTTCCGGAGAGTACTCACCATGCCAAGGATACCAGACACGGACAATGGCTGCGCAGGAGACGTCTGGACGGAGCGTTGAACCGAGTCCCCGTCGGTTTCTACCAGAAAGTCTGGAAGATCCTGCAGAAG TGTCACGGCCTGTCCATAGAGGGCTTTGTCCTTCCTGCTTCAACCACCAGAGAG ATGACCCCCGGCGAGATCAAGTTCTCCGTCCACGTGGAGACGGTTTTGAACCGCGTCCCCCAGCCTGAGTACAGACAGCTGCTGGTGGAGGCCATCCTCGTCCTCACCATGCTGGCCGACGTAGAGATCGAGAGCATCGGCTCCGTCATCCACGTGGAGAAGATCGTCCACCTCGCCAACGACATGTTCTTCAAGGATCAG AAGGACCTAGGAGCAGAGCAGCACATCCTGGAGAAGGACCCGTCCACCGGAGTGTGCAGGCTGCTGTACGACAGCGCCCCCAGCGGCCGCTTTGGCAGCATGACCTACCTCACCAAAGCTGTGGCGGCGTACGTGCAGGACTTCCTGCCCAGCGAGTCGTGCGCTGTGCAGTGA
- the phka1a gene encoding phosphorylase b kinase regulatory subunit alpha, skeletal muscle isoform isoform X6, which yields MRSRSNSGVKLDNYARIVQQTILRHQDPVTGLLPASGDQPDAWVRDNVYAIVSVWALSLAYRKNADRDEDKAKAYELEQSVVKLMRGILQCIMRQLDKVEKFKYSKSTSDSLHAKYNTKTCAPIVGDDQWGHLQVDATSLFLLFLAQMTASGLHIVYTQDEVDVVQNLMFYIEAAYKVADYGMWERGDKTNQGITEINASSIGTAKAALEALDELNLFGAKGGPGSVVHALADDIQHCQSILTSMLPRASISKEVDAGVLAILTYPAFAVDDIDIVNMTKEEIISKLQGRYGCCRFLRDGHKTPLEDPNRLYYESAELKLFENIECEWPLFWTYLILDGIFTNSPEQVQEYQEALEGILIKQKDGIRLFPELYSVPPEKVEEEYENPHSVERVPMGKLPLKWGQSLYVLGNLLSDGFLAPGEIDPLNRRFSTIPKPDVVVQVSILAESEEIKRLLMRNGIEVEAVADIHPIHLQPSRVLSHIYARLGRNPRLGLTGRPYRRIGVLGTSKFYIIRNSVFAFTPQFIDHQQFYLALDNKMIVEMLRTEIAYLASRWRMTGRPTVTLPISQNMLTADHSEVDPAVLATLKKLQDGYYGGARIQTGKLSEFLTTSCLAHLSFLDEADDLAQYLDHLLAQSAPKKPKRKLGALGKFKALANKTKEMVSLMKTAHDLDIQNVQMYLPNKLFRSTQPSLHLPENSEQHQAPEVAVSECGIPRDASGNVDHEALVNLLKDTHSLQDQADILYILFKDKGKDWDTQLHGKGSTVQSLLTDLYEKAGELKHWGLVRMMSGILKKKVEELDSACSDLLAHQKHLTVGLPPEPREKTITAPIPPDQLAALIDEASDNNISVAILTQEIMVYLAMSIRTQPKLFSEMFRLRIGLIIQVMATELAHSLNCSGDEATESLMSLSPSELKNLLHHILSGKEFGVQRSVREKELGSAAISIHHLGNVGATKSERAGISKLKSDMKMAERRLSLMDPSKEPRLSVTDPVNEMDRRVSLPAIVQGYRIPSIEALDVPESTHHAKDTRHGQWLRRRRLDGALNRVPVGFYQKVWKILQKCHGLSIEGFVLPASTTREMTPGEIKFSVHVETVLNRVPQPEYRQLLVEAILVLTMLADVEIESIGSVIHVEKIVHLANDMFFKDQKDLGAEQHILEKDPSTGVCRLLYDSAPSGRFGSMTYLTKAVAAYVQDFLPSESCAVQ from the exons GATCCAGTAACGGGTCTTCTGCCAGCCAGCGGCGATCAGCCAGATGCCTGGGTCAGAGACAATGTTTACGCCATCGTGTCTGTGTGGGCCCTGAGCCTGGCCTACAGGAAGAACGCAGACAGGGATGAAGACAAGGCCAAGGCCTACGAGCTGGAGCag aGTGTGGTAAAGCTAATGAGAGGAATCCTTCAGTGTATCATGAGGCAG CTGGATAAAGTGGAGAAGTTTAAATACAGCAAAAGCACCTCGGACTCGCTCCACGCCAAGTACAACACCAAGACCTGCGCACCCATTGTCGGAGACGACCAGTGGGGTCACCTACAGGTCGACGCCACCTCACTGTTCCTGCTCTTCCTCGCTCAGATGACTGCATCTG gtctTCATATTGTCTACACCCAAGATGAAGTGGACGTCGTTCAGAATCTCATGTTCTACATTGAGGCAGCTTACAAAGTGGCT GATTATGGGATGTGGGAAAGAGGGGACAAAACCAATCAGGGCATCACTGAGATTAACGCCAGCTCTATAGGCACAGCCAAg GCAGCTCTGGAGGCGTTGGATGAACTCAACCTGTTTGGAGCAAAAGGAGGACCTGGATCTGTGGTCCACGCCCTGGCTGATGACATACAGCACTGCCAg TCCATCCTGACCTCCATGTTACCCAGAGCATCCATCTCCAAAGAGGTGGATGCCGGCGTCCTGGCCATCCTCACCTACCCCGCCTTCGCTGTTGACGACATCGACATAGTCAACATGACCAAGGAGGAGATCATCTCTAAACTGCAG GGTCGATACGGCTGCTGCAGGTTTCTCAGAGACGGACATAAAACACCATTAGAG GATCCAAACCGTCTGTATTACGAGTCTGCTGAGCTGAAGCTGTTTGAGAACATCGAGTGTGAGTGGCCACTGTTCTGGACCTACCTCATACTGGATGGCATTTTTACCAACAGCCCTGAGCAG GTGCAAGAGTACCAGGAGGCTCTGGAAGGCATCCTGATCAAGCAGAAAGACGGGATACGACTGTTCCCAGAGCTCTACAGTGTCCCTCCAGAGAAG GTGGAGGAGGAGTATGAAAACCCTCACTCTGTGGAGAGGGTTCCTATGGGAAAATTACCTCTGAAATGGGGACAGTCTCTGTACGTCCTCGGAAACCTTCTGAGTGAC GGTTTTCTTGCCCCTGGAGAGATCGACCCTCTTAACAGACGTTTCTCCACCATCCCCAAGCCTGATGTAGTTGTACAAG TGTCCATTCTGGCAGAGAGTGAGGAGATTAAACGACTGCTGATGAGGAACGGTATCGAGGTGGAGGCTGTGGCTGACATCCATCCCATCCACCTCCAGCCCTCCAGAGTCCTCAGCCACATCTACGCCAGACTCG GTCGTAACCCGAGGCTCGGTCTGACGGGACGACCCTACAGGAGAATAGGAGTGCTGGGAACCTCCAAGTTCTACATCATCAGAAACAGCGTGTTCGCATTCACACCTCAG TTCATTGACCACCAGCAGTTCTATCTGGCGTTGGACAACAAAATGATTGTGGAGATGCTGAGGACAGAAATCGCCTACCTGGCATCTAGGTGGAGGATGACAGGACGACCCACCGTCACTTTACCCATTTCACAGAATATGCTGA ctgcgGACCACTCAGAGGTGGACCCTGCAGTCTTGGCTACACTGAAGAAGTTACAGGATGGATACTATGGAGGAGCAAG gaTCCAGACGGGAAAGCTGTCGGAGTTCTTGACCACTTCCTGTTTGGCTCACCTCAGCTTCCTGGACG AGGCTGACGACCTGGCCCAGTACCTGGACCACCTGTTGGCCCAGTCTGCTCCCAAGAAGCCCAAACGGAAGTTGGGGGCGTTGGGGAAGTTCAAGGCTCTGGCCAACAAAACTAAGGAGATGGTGTCTCTGATGAAAACTGCTCACGACCTCGACATTCAGA ATGTCCAAATGTACCTGCCGAACAAGTTGTTCCGCTCTACTCAGCCGTCGCTGCACCTCCCAGAAAACTCTGAACAGCATCAG GCTCCAGAAGTGGCGGTCTCAGAGTGCGGCATCCCCAGAGACGCCAGCGGAAACGTCGACCACGAGGCTTTGGTCAATCtgctgaaagacacacacagtctccaGGACCAGGCTGATATTCTCTACATCCTCTTCAAAGACAA GGGTAAAGACTGGGACACACAACTTCACGGTAAAGGCTCCACGGTTCAATCTCTGCTGACTGACCTTTACGAGAAGGCGGGCGAACTCAAACACTGGGGACTCGTCAGGATGATGTCCGGCATTCTGAAGAAGAAGGTTGAGGAGCTGGACTcg GCGTGCTCTGATTTGCTGGCGCACCAGAAGCACCTGACAGTGGGTCTTCCTCCCGAACCCAGAGAGAAAACCATCACAGCCCCCATACCTCCAGACCAGCTGGCGGCTCTCATCGACGAGGCCAGCGACAACAACATCAGCGTCGCCATCCTCACTCAG GAGATCATGGTGTACCTGGCTATGAGCATCAGGACTCAACCCAAACTGTTCAGCGAGATGTTCAGGCTCCGCATCGGTCTCATCATCCAGGTCATGGCTACTGAACTGGCGCATTCGCTCAACTGCTCAg gagacgAGGCTACAGAGAGTCTGATGAGTCTGAGTCCGTCCGAGCTGAAGAACCTTCTTCACCACATCCTCAGCGGGAAAGAGTTCGGAGTGCAGCGCAGCG TGCGAGAGAAGGAACTTGGCAGCGCTGCCATCTCCATCCATCACCTTGGTAACGTGGGCGCCACCAAGAGCGAGAGAGCCGGCATCAGCAAACTGAAGAGCGACATGAAGATG GCGGAGCGCAGGTTGTCACTGATGGATCCTTCTAAG GAACCCAGGCTGTCTGTAACAGATCCAGTTAatgag ATGGATCGCAGGGTCTCTCTGCCAGCCATAGTtcag GGGTACAGAATTCCGTCAATTGAAGCTCTGGATGTTCCGGAGAGTACTCACCATGCCAAGGATACCAGACACGGACAATGGCTGCGCAGGAGACGTCTGGACGGAGCGTTGAACCGAGTCCCCGTCGGTTTCTACCAGAAAGTCTGGAAGATCCTGCAGAAG TGTCACGGCCTGTCCATAGAGGGCTTTGTCCTTCCTGCTTCAACCACCAGAGAG ATGACCCCCGGCGAGATCAAGTTCTCCGTCCACGTGGAGACGGTTTTGAACCGCGTCCCCCAGCCTGAGTACAGACAGCTGCTGGTGGAGGCCATCCTCGTCCTCACCATGCTGGCCGACGTAGAGATCGAGAGCATCGGCTCCGTCATCCACGTGGAGAAGATCGTCCACCTCGCCAACGACATGTTCTTCAAGGATCAG AAGGACCTAGGAGCAGAGCAGCACATCCTGGAGAAGGACCCGTCCACCGGAGTGTGCAGGCTGCTGTACGACAGCGCCCCCAGCGGCCGCTTTGGCAGCATGACCTACCTCACCAAAGCTGTGGCGGCGTACGTGCAGGACTTCCTGCCCAGCGAGTCGTGCGCTGTGCAGTGA